One Aggregicoccus sp. 17bor-14 genomic region harbors:
- a CDS encoding recombinase family protein has protein sequence MPGAINTVLGLDRLGVPVVSVREPWLDNTGPVRSLLVAIFGWVAEQERSRLIERTRAGLARARAQGKRLGRPRASQFALASAADLVTPKEWSARALKVPHGRWERTALRSTLQPLRVEQGFGALASHTHKVEALYGVRAQWNPCGPGSP, from the coding sequence ATGCCTGGCGCCATCAACACCGTGCTCGGACTGGACCGCCTCGGCGTGCCGGTGGTGTCCGTGCGCGAGCCCTGGCTGGACAACACGGGGCCTGTGCGCTCGCTGCTGGTGGCGATCTTCGGCTGGGTCGCGGAGCAGGAGCGCAGCCGGCTCATCGAGCGCACCCGGGCAGGGCTCGCCCGAGCACGTGCACAGGGCAAGCGGCTGGGGCGTCCACGGGCGTCGCAGTTCGCGCTCGCGAGCGCGGCGGATCTCGTCACCCCAAAGGAGTGGTCCGCCCGCGCGCTGAAGGTGCCCCACGGCAGGTGGGAGCGTACCGCCCTGCGTTCAACCCTCCAGCCGCTTAGGGTTGAACAGGGTTTTGGAGCATTGGCATCCCACACACACAAAGTTGAAGCGCTCTACGGAGTGCGTGCGCAATGGAATCCCTGCGGGCCAGGGTCGCCATGA
- a CDS encoding RHS repeat-associated core domain-containing protein yields MNGSPRGIYGDPVDLASGKSVVWRDDYTASMAQGSVVFSRTYHSQLPADKSTNAALMPKPFGSDPRNSTVAAWTHSLYERVEVATGSWRLRLGSGSEWTFGPCSTVNCWAVASGPALSERVRLQYLGNQGFRAILSNGEQREYAAQWKTGAAYFLTRIKSSKGAQLATLSYATPPPATPPSVSCGAGSTGGAVAPFLSRVDLPLGESLGFDYVQLDRLDGSGPECVLRALKRMPNAGGVESTPLATYSYTVEQGSERPGRLLTVAYSDGRSEEYSYPTNGGASNAGIDVKLGGLPVVSHGTDSSSGDVTSVTGPGENVTISAPSYVPCAVPGTCAGSGVVRHTVTDLIAGVGNGNPQQAQLTHEYDVLASSGESGQLYQVTDSCLSSGACSPGTQRYEYARLADAGSVAVVAEKDKRNSWTTYDYVAVTLDGGVQTLERRSEKRGALDADGGSALEETRYQYVYAPETTQQVSSAARNSVLVPGGDAATTYRYDADGRLAARYDSGFSQTFDPTSGVWSVVPKVRATFYFKRQLPGGTDDPHGRTLEMHGPCWVGSTADTDCTAAPFAKTLYTYFPDSAGWPSAGKLQSVAVGGTDLPSPLITAYAYSSANGEEVTTTTDPNGQSVSSYVANGRLLRRSEPFPQVGAPSLFTVYSYDSAGHIEAEKHPKGDFEVTCYRAGTDNWGCVGGTLTDKVQWRARAADAAGAQFSEKVLYAYWPDGTLQKESFIASNGEVRRVRTYAADAHRRRTLEGWGEGSGAYSAKKGYDAADNLSAIGASFNSPPSWCAVTGPNGQPAVGGNCTAMLYDRADRLVQVEEYPSDKVPTQRTLFAYDAQGNVSGVKVGCSGSDTYASCTQPSTAYQFDDFGGLVKVTSPAMGIPGGSGGAVNYAHDAAGNTTIKQTPTMAATSARDYLEYGYDSLGRLTALTHRNPNLTTGGEVLYAQAYDASATMPAGCGVLENTKGRLLWRDDSFGRTWYSYDASGRTTREVRIRTGAMSGCSVVGSSASAYNNPNTSYAYDVNGNLLSIEYPYGRVVNYDYGANPELFNRVQAVRMTTFGAAGATSTVTVISHLAWEPYGDLRGYQLHLGTNVLGVEYALGQAGNTPPAYTALSDASQLVPDTTGRTRALWVTNLGVGGTFVPGSGSGNILRQFYTWTADQVVRSDTHLLGATTPRTETYSYDKLLRLTAATGTLSAAGGSFGSRAYSYDARGNRTSESGESRSWTLSRSDVSHPDWLTARAPQSSGWLNYQYSYDADGRLSGIGGPRDSQGIPFNDLSFNNSGNLANGGSDTVFRTASIGGAAYSYYYDAQNRRRAKVYPSGAVDEFFYDTVHDLLVDVGNTSAVGATNHPTDEYVWLSGRPIALVRGLLDSSYARQSDATTDCVRLGEGAACGIYALATDWMGKPVLALDSNARVTGVGEHDAFGHVNRVAISAETPHPYGTFRGAFGGTLKQPTVASTPATQLQMRLLYEAVELATDCEAGCAKEACSGAPSDAIEVRDAATNGVLTSLGARQRHGWTSWVTPGTSGVSLYLKSLGGCGVQPGACSCSCDANARGPDRKGMGAAFSAYEYRRYQTGAQPLFTPIRFPGQYHDAETDLFENWNRYYDPSIGRYLQPEPLAMTAARAAALPVYGYGKNNPLRNTDPNGRHTLQGPPEEVCPNWPKALQRAKEAAGCAVGGFRKCGCPGKVPEKVCEIMRDRDGLPILIVKDPGLSTNQSNGNPFPTARPTENGVHWGYTFAQTPLGPPGQYAAGPIIAWIEVRDDACWGGSDLAVQTLAKSILHESFHAYKLYAADPFSDSFPQWMTDNWWPVWSNNAERLTSECFGG; encoded by the coding sequence GTGAACGGCAGCCCGCGGGGGATCTATGGGGATCCCGTTGACTTGGCGAGCGGCAAAAGCGTGGTGTGGCGTGACGATTACACAGCGTCGATGGCGCAGGGGTCGGTCGTCTTCAGCCGCACGTATCATTCGCAGTTGCCTGCAGACAAGAGCACCAACGCTGCGCTGATGCCGAAGCCCTTTGGTTCGGACCCGCGAAACAGCACGGTAGCTGCGTGGACGCACAGCTTGTACGAGCGCGTCGAAGTCGCGACGGGCTCGTGGCGACTGCGGCTCGGGAGCGGCTCGGAATGGACCTTCGGGCCCTGCTCGACGGTCAACTGCTGGGCGGTCGCCAGCGGGCCCGCCCTGAGCGAACGTGTTCGCCTGCAATACCTCGGTAACCAGGGCTTCCGTGCCATCCTGTCCAACGGGGAGCAGCGCGAATATGCAGCTCAGTGGAAGACCGGAGCGGCGTATTTCCTCACGCGCATCAAGTCCTCGAAGGGGGCGCAATTGGCCACCCTTTCGTATGCTACTCCTCCCCCCGCCACTCCTCCCTCCGTGAGTTGCGGTGCTGGCTCCACGGGCGGTGCAGTCGCCCCCTTCCTCTCGCGAGTGGACTTGCCTCTCGGCGAGTCGCTTGGCTTTGATTACGTTCAGCTAGACCGTCTGGATGGTTCGGGCCCGGAGTGCGTCCTGCGGGCCCTGAAGCGGATGCCTAACGCAGGCGGTGTCGAGTCCACTCCGCTGGCCACTTATTCCTACACGGTGGAACAGGGCTCTGAGCGCCCGGGCCGACTCCTGACTGTAGCGTATTCGGACGGTCGCTCCGAGGAGTACAGCTACCCAACCAATGGAGGTGCCAGCAATGCCGGCATCGACGTGAAGCTGGGCGGGCTCCCAGTTGTAAGTCATGGAACCGACTCGTCCAGCGGAGATGTGACCAGCGTCACAGGCCCTGGGGAAAACGTCACCATCAGCGCACCGAGTTATGTTCCGTGTGCTGTGCCCGGGACTTGTGCGGGCAGTGGCGTGGTCCGGCACACCGTGACGGACCTGATTGCGGGTGTTGGCAATGGCAATCCGCAACAAGCGCAGCTGACACATGAGTACGATGTGCTCGCCAGTAGCGGTGAATCCGGTCAATTGTATCAGGTGACGGACTCCTGCCTTTCGTCCGGCGCGTGTAGTCCGGGCACCCAACGGTACGAGTACGCCCGACTCGCGGATGCCGGTTCGGTCGCGGTAGTAGCTGAGAAGGACAAACGGAACAGTTGGACGACCTATGACTACGTCGCGGTGACGCTGGACGGGGGCGTTCAGACCCTGGAACGTCGCAGTGAGAAGCGCGGCGCGCTGGATGCCGACGGGGGCTCGGCGCTCGAGGAAACCCGTTACCAATATGTGTATGCGCCGGAGACCACACAGCAGGTCTCGAGCGCCGCACGGAATAGTGTCCTGGTCCCTGGCGGCGATGCTGCCACGACCTACCGATACGACGCGGATGGGCGCTTGGCGGCCAGGTACGATTCAGGTTTCTCCCAGACGTTCGACCCGACCAGCGGCGTTTGGAGCGTGGTTCCCAAGGTGCGAGCCACCTTCTATTTCAAGCGCCAGCTGCCTGGTGGGACAGACGATCCTCATGGGCGAACGCTCGAAATGCATGGTCCATGCTGGGTCGGTAGCACTGCGGATACGGACTGCACGGCCGCGCCTTTCGCTAAGACTCTCTATACATATTTCCCTGACAGCGCGGGATGGCCCTCCGCTGGTAAGCTGCAGTCCGTCGCTGTGGGCGGAACGGATCTCCCGTCCCCACTCATCACCGCCTATGCGTATTCGAGCGCGAATGGTGAGGAGGTCACGACCACGACGGATCCGAATGGCCAGAGCGTGAGCAGCTACGTGGCCAACGGACGGCTGCTGCGGAGGAGTGAGCCATTCCCGCAGGTAGGAGCTCCATCCCTCTTTACCGTTTACAGTTACGACAGCGCTGGGCACATCGAAGCCGAGAAGCATCCTAAGGGCGACTTCGAGGTGACGTGCTACCGAGCCGGTACCGACAATTGGGGTTGCGTGGGGGGCACGCTCACCGACAAGGTGCAGTGGCGGGCCCGTGCAGCAGACGCCGCGGGTGCCCAGTTCAGCGAGAAGGTGCTGTATGCGTACTGGCCAGACGGCACCCTGCAGAAGGAGAGCTTTATCGCGTCGAATGGGGAGGTGCGTCGCGTCCGCACCTACGCTGCCGATGCTCACCGTCGACGGACGCTCGAGGGATGGGGCGAGGGCAGTGGGGCCTACTCGGCCAAGAAGGGCTATGACGCGGCCGACAATCTCTCGGCCATCGGTGCGTCTTTCAATTCACCCCCCTCGTGGTGTGCGGTGACGGGCCCCAATGGTCAGCCCGCGGTAGGCGGCAACTGCACTGCGATGTTGTATGACCGCGCGGACCGACTCGTCCAAGTCGAGGAGTATCCGTCGGATAAGGTACCCACGCAGCGCACCCTATTCGCGTATGACGCTCAAGGAAACGTGTCTGGCGTCAAGGTCGGCTGCAGTGGAAGCGATACCTACGCCAGTTGCACGCAGCCGAGCACGGCCTATCAGTTCGATGACTTCGGTGGGCTGGTGAAGGTGACCAGCCCCGCCATGGGCATCCCTGGGGGAAGTGGCGGGGCCGTCAACTACGCTCACGACGCCGCGGGGAACACGACCATCAAGCAGACGCCCACGATGGCGGCGACGTCGGCGCGAGACTACCTCGAGTATGGCTACGATTCTCTCGGCCGCCTTACGGCGCTTACGCACCGGAATCCCAACCTCACAACTGGCGGCGAAGTTCTCTACGCTCAGGCGTACGACGCGTCCGCGACGATGCCTGCAGGCTGCGGCGTGCTTGAGAATACGAAGGGACGCCTCCTCTGGAGAGACGACTCTTTCGGGCGCACTTGGTACAGCTACGACGCTTCTGGACGTACAACGAGGGAGGTTCGCATCCGGACCGGTGCGATGTCTGGGTGCAGCGTGGTTGGGTCTTCCGCGTCGGCGTACAACAATCCGAACACGAGCTATGCCTACGACGTCAACGGGAACTTGTTGTCCATCGAGTACCCGTACGGGCGTGTTGTGAATTACGACTACGGTGCCAACCCTGAGCTCTTCAACCGAGTACAGGCGGTCCGCATGACGACGTTTGGCGCTGCCGGAGCCACCTCAACGGTGACCGTCATCAGCCACCTCGCTTGGGAGCCCTACGGCGACCTGCGCGGCTACCAGCTCCACCTGGGCACCAACGTCCTCGGGGTTGAGTACGCCCTCGGCCAGGCGGGGAACACGCCTCCGGCCTATACGGCCCTCTCAGATGCGAGCCAGTTGGTGCCCGACACGACCGGCCGCACCCGGGCGCTCTGGGTCACCAACCTTGGGGTCGGTGGGACATTTGTGCCGGGCTCGGGGAGTGGCAATATCCTTCGCCAGTTTTACACGTGGACGGCGGACCAGGTGGTGCGCTCCGACACGCACCTGCTCGGAGCGACCACTCCGCGGACCGAGACATACAGTTACGACAAGTTGCTCCGTTTGACTGCAGCGACCGGTACCCTGTCGGCTGCTGGCGGTTCGTTCGGCAGTCGAGCGTATTCCTACGACGCACGTGGCAACCGCACTTCAGAGAGCGGGGAGTCCCGCTCCTGGACCCTGTCGCGTTCGGATGTCAGCCACCCTGATTGGCTCACGGCTCGCGCCCCGCAGAGCAGTGGCTGGCTCAACTACCAGTACAGTTACGACGCGGATGGACGCCTCAGCGGGATCGGCGGTCCGCGCGATAGCCAGGGCATTCCCTTCAATGACCTGAGCTTCAACAATTCTGGCAACCTCGCTAACGGCGGATCGGACACCGTGTTCCGCACGGCGTCCATTGGTGGAGCTGCATACAGCTACTATTACGATGCGCAAAATCGTCGACGCGCAAAGGTGTATCCGAGCGGCGCGGTCGACGAGTTCTTCTACGACACCGTGCACGACCTACTCGTGGATGTTGGCAATACCTCGGCCGTTGGCGCGACCAATCATCCTACCGATGAGTACGTCTGGCTGAGTGGACGTCCGATCGCGCTTGTTCGGGGCCTGCTCGATAGCTCCTACGCCCGTCAGTCCGACGCTACGACCGACTGTGTTCGACTTGGCGAAGGAGCGGCATGCGGAATCTACGCGCTTGCCACTGATTGGATGGGGAAGCCTGTCCTCGCACTTGATTCCAATGCGCGGGTGACTGGCGTGGGCGAGCACGACGCTTTTGGTCATGTGAATCGTGTGGCGATCAGCGCCGAGACCCCTCATCCCTATGGAACGTTCCGCGGCGCCTTCGGTGGAACCCTGAAGCAGCCCACCGTGGCGAGCACGCCCGCAACGCAACTGCAAATGCGCCTGCTTTACGAAGCGGTGGAACTCGCTACCGACTGCGAGGCCGGCTGCGCCAAAGAGGCGTGCTCCGGCGCGCCCTCGGACGCGATCGAGGTGCGTGATGCGGCAACCAATGGTGTCCTGACTTCTTTGGGGGCCCGCCAGCGACACGGATGGACGTCATGGGTTACGCCGGGCACTTCCGGCGTCTCCCTCTACCTGAAGAGCCTGGGTGGCTGTGGAGTGCAGCCTGGTGCCTGCTCGTGCTCTTGCGATGCCAACGCACGCGGGCCTGACCGCAAGGGGATGGGCGCAGCGTTCTCTGCCTACGAGTACCGGCGATACCAGACGGGGGCGCAGCCTCTCTTCACGCCCATTCGTTTCCCCGGCCAGTACCACGACGCCGAGACCGACCTCTTCGAGAACTGGAACCGCTACTACGACCCGAGCATCGGGCGGTACCTGCAGCCGGAGCCGTTGGCTATGACGGCAGCAAGGGCAGCCGCACTGCCAGTATATGGATACGGTAAAAACAACCCATTAAGAAATACTGACCCGAATGGGCGTCACACGCTGCAAGGTCCGCCAGAGGAAGTGTGTCCTAACTGGCCAAAGGCACTTCAGCGAGCGAAGGAGGCCGCGGGATGTGCCGTAGGCGGCTTCAGAAAATGCGGGTGCCCTGGGAAGGTGCCGGAAAAAGTGTGTGAGATTATGAGGGACAGAGATGGCTTGCCAATCCTCATTGTCAAGGATCCGGGCCTGTCTACAAATCAGTCAAACGGCAATCCGTTCCCAACGGCCCGGCCGACCGAGAATGGTGTTCACTGGGGCTATACTTTCGCCCAGACTCCCTTGGGGCCACCTGGACAGTACGCGGCGGGACCAATCATCGCGTGGATAGAAGTCCGAGACGACGCTTGCTGGGGCGGAAGCGACCTAGCGGTCCAAACGCTCGCAAAGTCGATTCTCCATGAGTCGTTTCATGCTTACAAGTTGTATGCCGCAGATCCGTTTTCGGACAGCTTCCCTCAGTGGATGACTGACAACTGGTGGCCAGTTTGGAGCAACAATGCTGAACGGCTTACGAGCGAGTGCTTTGGTGGGTAG